GGGAGCAAAATCACCATTGCCATCGGTGGTGACCGCCTCTTCGGCGCCCGAGGGATCCTCACCAGCAATGATCTGATCATGCCCTACCGTCCCCGGTACCCCGTATCCCCCTGGCGGCAAAGCCACCACCGGTTCATTCTGAACCCAGATCTTGTAGCTGGTGTTTGTCGCCAGCGCCAGCCCCTTCACATACACCGTCTCGCCAGGTGCGAAACTCTCCTTCGGGCTGCCGGAGGCATCGCACGAGATCAGGTTGGGCTGGTAGATATCTATGTTGGAGACCACTTGCACGGAGAGTCCGCCGCTGGAAGGCCAGAACTTCCCATTATAGAAGAAATAGCAGCGTGACGCGGGTAGGGTCTCATGCATGTCCCAGTCGCCAAAGACATGCTTCCCCTGCGCGTTAAGGGTCTCGGCAAAGAAGAGAAGGCGCATCCCCGTACTGTAGGCTGGCACGTAGCCGCCAAAGGTGGCATTGTACCAGGTGACGACCATCTTGCCTTGCCCTGGCTGAGGGGTATAGACATTCTCATAGTCAAACAACTCGCTGAAGTTATCGATGGCCTTGACTATAATCGTGTCACCTGGCGACGCCCCGCCAACAAGGTTGCACAGGTCTTTGACGTCGGTCCCCTTGGCCGCCCCATAGTCCCGGCTGTCTATGTTCCCCGTCTCACTAGGATCCCACAGAGTCTCAGGGGTTCTACTGGGATCAAAGTTAGGTCCCTCACAGTAGTAGTGGGTCATCCCATCACCATATACAGGCAGGTTAGTTTCCATCCACTGGTAGGTAACGGTTTGGGTACCGAGGACGTTACCGTGAGCATCGTACTTGGTCACCGTCAGCGAGGTTGTCGGGCCAGCCGCGACCGCTGCTCGTGGCGCGACGACCAAAGGCAGTAACACCATGAGCACAAGAGCCAAGCAGAGTGCCAGACCTGTGGTCTTCCTTCTCGTCTCGTTCCCTCACAACCCCATTTTAGTAAATAACAACAGGCCAAAGGTATGAGCTAGGGGCAAGGCTCTGCTCTTTGAAATACCCATCAGCGTTTGCTGGTGGGCTCAACACGCCTCATTATCCTCTGATAGCTATTTCGGCAACCATAGACATCAGTACCAGCTACGACCACTGGCCGTGCCGGGCCGGAACAGTCTACCCAGTGCCAGAAGCCACCTTTCAGTTTCCTCGGATTCTGCTTAAGCCGACTCGTTTCCCCCTCTCCGCCTTCTCCTCCACACAAGCAGAGCAATAAACAAAGCCAGGAGTGCCAACCCTGCCCCCAGACCAACATACCAGAGGTAATATACCCCTCTTGTGATGCCGCCCCCCGGCGCAGAAACCTCATCAGCAGTCAAAATCTTCATCCGAGAGACCATCACCGAGCTGATCATCTCTGACTGGGCCTCGACTCTCTCCACGGCTATCCACACCTCCCACTTCTCTCCGGTGTACTGTTCTTCTGGGGGCATCTGAATGGAAAGCTGGAATACGGCATAAGAATGGGCCTCCACCACAAACGATGATGAGGGAGTGGGATAGACCCAATCTTTATTTGGGATGGGTTGATATCCCTCCCTCACCGAATCTTCAGGAGGAATCTCCGCAGATACCGAAAAGAGATATGCCTCGTTCTCGTTGTTTTTCACAATCAGGTTTTGGGGAATGGTATATGAAGACTCCTGCAGGGGCACAGAACGCACCGTAAACTCTGCCGGTGCCAGGCTGGCTCCCCCTTGGCCCGCAGTATCATTATCTGTGGCCAGCGCGGATGGTATCGACACAAGAGTCAAAACAAGACACATAGCAATAACGGAGAATGCCCCCAGGGCTCTCCAGGTCGGTTTCAAAGATCGCTTGTAGTCCATTGTCAGATCTCCCCCCAATCTACAGTCTCTCGTTTTTCTGAACGAAGTCAACATCTCTTGACGCAATAGACTCTTTAAGGCCCTCAGAAACACTCAAGACAGGCTGCTCCGCGCCCACATGAATCCATTCATCCAGCAAGGGCTCCTCTTTATCACCTACAGACCGTCTCATAAAAGTGAGGAATGGTGGAGGGGGCGCACCCCCTCCACCGATTCTTTGACCTTAATCGTTTCCCTTTAGAGCGTTCAACTAGGTGCCCTATGAGGCTACGACGTAGATCATGATTCGCATCCACATCCTGGCTGGCGTGCTTATAGCTGTCGGCGTCCAGAGCGTCAGGCCATATTGCACTTCAGCACTCGGAGAAACAGCCGTCCAAATCTGCTTGCCCAGGGTAGTGTTGTCCAGGCTTGTCGCTACACCGCTATGGGGGTTCAACACCATCGTAAACTGGTCAAGCCCTGGGACAGGGGCAATGACCCACTTCGCGCTGGGCTCGCCAGGCATACTCAGGGCATCCTGACCGCGGACTAATATGTTCTCCGCAACGTTTCCTGTGTTCCTGATCGTGAAATAGTTGTCAGTTGGCGTTGATTTCGTGGTCCCCTCCTGCATCACGCCGAAGTCGTAGGACATGGTACCCAAGCAATCTATGGCCACAACCTCGTCCTCTACGGACACCTCGACAGCGCCCTCAGGCAGCCTGGGGCCGGGCTCCAATGCATGAGCCTTGACCACGTAGGTGTCAGAACAGCCAGTCCCTGTAATAGTAATGGCGAACTCGTTCCATTCTGAGGTCTTGGCATCTGCAGGAACAGTCACCTTCAGGTAGGACGTCCACTTCGTCAGCGCCGCTATCGGTATCGCTCCAGGATCCGGACTGAACGTCGGGCTCCAGGTATCGTGGGCGCTGAAGCTACTCTTGCCGGTAATGGTCTCTGTCACTGCCAGTCTGAATGAATTGCCAACATTGCTAGTATTCTTCACCACAGCAAGCCAGGAGATGGGGCTACCGGGAGCACCAGTCTGTGGCTCAGTAGTGCCAGGCAGCAGCTCAATCTGCACAGAGTTGACTACCCCAGTCGTAACGGTGATGGTGTACGACCCTATGGGTCCGATCACGACGCCGTTTTCGCTGGCCATCTTGCCGGTGGCCGTGACCGTAATCTGGTTGGACACGCCTCCAAGGGTATCCTGCGGAACCGTCACGCTGAGGGCGGCATATTCGGCCTGGTCCGGATCAGCCGCCATGACGAAAAGCTCGTTGGGGTCAAGCTTCAGAGTCCAGCCCAGTTGGTCCGCCACCGTCAACTCGTACTTGTCATCCAGCAGGCCTGTGTTCGTCACCTCTACAGCAAAGGTTAGAGGATCGTAGCTCACTGCCGGATTGACCACCTGGTCAACGACGCTGGCATGGGCCTCGTAGCTTTCGCCAGTAACGCTGACAGCCACCCCTACTAGATAGGTCAGCGCGTTCTGCAGGGTATTGTTGTTCTCGCCATCAAGGCTCTCAACCACAGCATTCGTCGAGTCTGCTTTGACAACGATGGTGTCATTCGGGTTCGAGAAGTTGAACGCATCAGTGGTGACCGTGGACGTAGCGCCGATGTCTAGGGCAGGACATGCCATGGTCTTTGTCTGGTCGCCATCTGCCGTGATCTCCGTGGTGCTGGCGCCAGCGGCAGCATTACCCTGGTTCTTCACGGTATAGGTCACCGTGTAAGTTGAGCCAGGATTCACCCAAGTCTCGTGCTTTTCAGTCACCACCAGATCGGGCCGGGGCACGAAAATTAGTTCTATCTCAACAATCTTGCTAACCTTCTGACCCCCAGTCAGGGTGGGCCCCGCCAGTCGGAGCGGGTAATAGTTCGAGGGAAGTGAGTTGCCATTCAGCTTGTTAGCCACAAATATGTTGTTGTTGTTGGCCACAAGTGTGCTGGCGAAGGTCTTGCTGTAGCCGTCAGAAGCGATGACTTTGACATTGTAGTCTCCATGAGCGGCCAGCGCATCGTTGAAGGCACCTGACCCGTGCTGGTTGCCGTCATCGACCTCACCCACCAGTAGCCACAGCGGCAGGCCGCTCCAGTTGTCCGAGGTAATGGGATCCGTCCAGGTGGCAGCACCATGGCATGCCACTCCGTTCTCAAACTCGGCCTGCGAGATATCGACGTTGAGTGCACCAGCCAGTTGTAGATGCCATTGTGGTGGCGCCTGCTGGTGTATAACTATCTCGGAGATATTCTTTACGGAGAGGCCATTGGCAGAAGGATAGTTTATTCCGGGGAAGTTGGGGTCGCCGACCGGATAGACTTGGTAGAAGTAGTGCCAGTTAGCTTCAGGCAGCGTGTCATGCATATCCTGGTGGCCGAACACGTACTGCCCGGCGCCATTGGTGGTCTGGGCGAACAAGACAAGCTGTATGCCATCGGCGAAGGAGGGCACATATTTCCCACCTTGTCCATCACCATAATCCACCCACCAGCAGGCAACGAACTTGCCCTGCGCCGGTTCCGGAGTATAGACGTCCTGGTACTGGAAATACTCACCATAGCCGTCATTGGCACGGATCTCTATTTGGTCACCAGCCACCGCATCACCCACCAGGTGGCAGAGGTCCTTGACATCAGTTCCTTTGAGGGCACCCTTGTCCTTCAGGTTCAATGTCTCGGCCGGATCCAATGGGTTGGCCGGAACGAACGTAGGCCCCTGCGAGTAGTAATGCGTGGTTCCGTCACCCTGGACCGACAGAGTGGCCTCCATCGTGGCAACGGTGATCGTTTGTTCGGCAATGATGGTGATCCCATCAGGGCCAACCTTGACCACGTGTATTTCTGTTGACGCTGCTGCCTGTGCTGGGACTGCAGAGAAAACGCCGGTCAGCGCCGACAACATCAGCGCCAGGCAGAGCAGCACCCCCACTATTCGTTTGTTCATTCCAAACTACCTCCAATAGATTTATTGACCGTGGAAATACCGAGCAGAAACACCCTTCTCAGGGGGGATGCATCTGGACACACAAGCCATCACCAATTGCCAGGAACAGCTTACACCAAAGTTCGCCCTGCAATAAGATGACCCCGCGGACATATCCGTGTCCCATTCGCCCTCCTTTCCAAGCATGGGAGGCCATGCCATTTCTAGCATCACCCTATCGGCCATTCTCCTTGGGTAAGCCCTTTAGGAAATATGGCTCGGAGAAGCAACAACGCAATGGTTCAATAATGGCAATCAAGAAGTCAGTTTCTGTACTATCACCCCCCAGGAAACGGCTGCTACACACTGACCAGAGCTGCCGGCAGCCCTGGAAACAGACAAAGAACCACGCAACTTGAATACTGGTCTCTCGCCTCACCCCAGATCTGGCCCAGCCACAGGCAACAAATCAACCCCTTCCTTCTCCAGCTATCAGGGGTAAGGACAAACAAAAACGCCCTGTAGATCAAGGGCGTTTTGTCACAAAAAGCCAGCCTTCATCTTCTCTCCTTTCCACATCGGGAGGTGCAGGCGTTTCCACCTGAACCCTTGGGGCTTACCGCCCACCGGCTGAGTGCCCTGCTTGACCGGGTTTAGGCAACTCAACTCGGAGATGAGTGTTACTCCCCCCCAATTGCACTATCCGTAAGACCTTGGCGATTTCCCGGACTCTGATCCAGGAGTGCCTCGTATCAACAGACGATTGCTTTCTTCGGGCCTAATTGTTACACTTACGCTATCACAAAGGATACAACCTGTCAAACCGATCTCTTCCTCAAGAGAAGAACTCTCATAAAGTGAAACGCGGAGTGCTGCCATAGCAGGCAAGGCTGAACATACGGTAGACATCTATCTTAGCAACACCACTGAGGCACCCCTATATAAACAGATAGTGGAACAGGTGAAACAGTCTATAGCCACTAACCACCTTCAGCCGGGCGAACACTTACCAACAGTTAGACAACTGGCGCACTCTCTCGGAATAAGCCCCGGCACAGTAGTCAGGGCTTATACAGAGCTTGAGCAGGAAGGGATAACACAATCGCGGCGCGGCGGAGGCACCATAGCCTCGGCCAAGGCCAGCGATCCCAGGCTGTTAACATTGCGCCAGAGTCACCTGTCCAACATGGTCAACAACAGCGTTCTGGAGGTTTTGAGCCTGGGGTACCGCCCGGAAGAGATCGAGGCAGCCTTCTCCTTGCACCTGGCCCGCTGGCGCGAAGAGAGGAAGGAGGCAGCAGGAGACCTGGAACGCCAGGGCAAGAGCATCGATGCTCGAAACACCATCGTCATTGTCGGGAGCCACGATCTGGCGCTCGATCTGCTGGTGAGTCATCTCAGACACAAGAACCCTGAAATAAACGTTGACCTTACCCACGCTGGCAGCCTTGGCGGCCTCATTGCCCTGCAGGAGGAAAGGGCTGATCTGGCCGGCATCCATCTGCTGGACGAGGAAACCGGTGAGTACAACTATCCCTATGTAAGACACATCTTGCCGGGCCGGGATGTGGCCATCGTACACCTGGCCTACCGCATCCAGGGTTTAATGTTTGCCATCGGCAATCCCAGGCAAATCAAGGGGATTGAAGACCTGAGGCGTCCCGATATCAGATTCCTCAACCGACAGAAGGGATCAGGGACCCGCGTGCTGCTGGATTTCGAGCTGCGGCAGCATGGCATCACGCCCTCCAGGGTGAATGGCTACGAACTGGAAATGGATACACATATCGCTGTCGGCAGCGCTATCGCCAGAGGTGAGGCAGATGTCGGACTGGGTATCGAGGCAGCCGCTCGATCCTGCGACATAGGTTTCTTGCCATTACTCAAGGAGAGGTATGACCTGGTGATGCCACTGGGAAGTTACCGGAGTGAGCGGCTGTCCCCTCTTCTGAAGATCATCAAAAGCAAGGATTTCCGAAGGGCAGTGACCGAGACAGGGGGTTATGATACCTCCCAGACAGGCACTACTACCTTCAGTAAATACAGCAAGAATTGAACTCTCCGAGCCCTGACTCCTAAAGGGAAAAAACCAATGGAGCAGCGGCCGGATAGGGTATCACTGGAAACGGGGATGCCTCCCGCGTTCGGAAAGGAGAACTTGACTTCAACAAAGAATACGGAGGATGAAATAGTGAAAAAGACGATCTACTGTATACTAGCCCTGCTGGCACTTACAGCCCTGATTGTGAGCGGCATCGGCTGTGGCAACTCAGAAGACGTGACAAAAGCGGCTACTCCCGAGGCCAGGCTCCGTGTGGCAACAACCACCAGCCTCTACGACACCGGGCTTTGGACCTACCTCCAGCTGAAATTCGAGGAGAAGTATAACGTCAAGCTGGACATCTTGTCTGTAGGTTCAGGCGCAGCCTTAAAATACGGCCAGAATGGCGATGTCGATGTCCTCGCCGTTCACGACAAGCCAAACGAGTTGAAATTCATCTCTGACAATTATGGCATTGCGCGTTTTCCCTTTGCCTACAACTACTTCCTCATCGTCGGTCCCGAGAGCGATCCGGCCGTCATCAAGGGCATGACTCCCGAAGATGCCTTCAAGAAGCTTTATGAAAGCGGCAGCGGGAAGTTCGTCTCGCGTGGCGACAACTCCGGTACCCACAGTAAAGAGAAGGCCATATGGAAGGCCGCTGGCTATGCTGACTACGACGCCGTCAAAACCGCCGGAGCTGCAGCAGGCTGGTACATAGACGCAGGCAGTGGTATGGGGCCAACCCTGCAGAAGGCCAGTGAATTGGGAGCCTATACCCTCACCGACATGGGTACCTACCTGTCTTACAAGAGCCAGCTGAGCCTGGTGCCCATTGTGGATCAAGGCAGCATTCTGCTGAACGTCTACTCTGTCATCGTCTGCACGAAGAGCACCAACCAGGTAATGGCCCAGAACATGGTGACATTCCTTACCTCACCTGAGATACAGAAGTTGCTGGGCGAATACGGCACCAAGGATTACGGCCTGCAACTGTTCACACCGTGTGCCGGCAATGAGCCAACATCGTAGAAACATAGCAAGATTGGAGTACTGAGGTAGATTGGGTGAACTTTGGCATGGCCTGGTAGACGCGGTACACCTTATTGTATCGCGTGACCCGGAGGTCGTTGACGTAACGTGGAGGTCACTGCGCATCTCAGTGGCCTCCACTATCCTGGCCGCACTGATCTGTATTCCCCTGGGTGGGCTGATCAGCTTCCGCAGCTTCCCGGGCAAACGGTTGCTGATCAGTGTCACTCAGACCTTGTATAGCATCCCCACAGTCTGCGTCGGCCTCTTTGTCTACCTGATGGTCTCCCATGCCGGACCGCTGGGCAGTCTCGACCTGGTTTTCACCCCCGCTGCCATGGTCATAGCGCAGATGCTCCTCATCATGCCGGTGCTGCTGGGGCTGACCATCTCCGCACTGAGCGGGGTGGATAAATCCATCAAGGATACCACGCTGTCCCTGGGTGCCACCGAGTTTCAGGCTATCTGGGCTATCCTCAAGGAGGCCAGATTTGCCATCGTTGCTGCGGTGCTCCTCGGATTTGGCCGGGCTATCTCCGAGGTGGGTGTTGCCATGATCGTTGGCGGTAACCTGTGGAGATATACCCGCGTCCTCACCACTGCGATCTCACAGCTCACCACCGAAGGTGAATTTGCAATGGCCATGGCCCTCGGTATCATCCTCATCGCCGTCGCCCTGATCGTCAATATCGTAGTCGGTGTCGTGCAGCAGAGGCGCTAATGTCCCTGATAGAAGTGGTGGACCTGAACCAGCGCTACGGCGCGAAAAACGCGTTGATAGGCATATCACTCTCCA
This sequence is a window from Chloroflexota bacterium. Protein-coding genes within it:
- a CDS encoding GntR family transcriptional regulator, encoding MVEQVKQSIATNHLQPGEHLPTVRQLAHSLGISPGTVVRAYTELEQEGITQSRRGGGTIASAKASDPRLLTLRQSHLSNMVNNSVLEVLSLGYRPEEIEAAFSLHLARWREERKEAAGDLERQGKSIDARNTIVIVGSHDLALDLLVSHLRHKNPEINVDLTHAGSLGGLIALQEERADLAGIHLLDEETGEYNYPYVRHILPGRDVAIVHLAYRIQGLMFAIGNPRQIKGIEDLRRPDIRFLNRQKGSGTRVLLDFELRQHGITPSRVNGYELEMDTHIAVGSAIARGEADVGLGIEAAARSCDIGFLPLLKERYDLVMPLGSYRSERLSPLLKIIKSKDFRRAVTETGGYDTSQTGTTTFSKYSKN
- a CDS encoding substrate-binding domain-containing protein, yielding MKKTIYCILALLALTALIVSGIGCGNSEDVTKAATPEARLRVATTTSLYDTGLWTYLQLKFEEKYNVKLDILSVGSGAALKYGQNGDVDVLAVHDKPNELKFISDNYGIARFPFAYNYFLIVGPESDPAVIKGMTPEDAFKKLYESGSGKFVSRGDNSGTHSKEKAIWKAAGYADYDAVKTAGAAAGWYIDAGSGMGPTLQKASELGAYTLTDMGTYLSYKSQLSLVPIVDQGSILLNVYSVIVCTKSTNQVMAQNMVTFLTSPEIQKLLGEYGTKDYGLQLFTPCAGNEPTS
- a CDS encoding ABC transporter permease, which translates into the protein MGELWHGLVDAVHLIVSRDPEVVDVTWRSLRISVASTILAALICIPLGGLISFRSFPGKRLLISVTQTLYSIPTVCVGLFVYLMVSHAGPLGSLDLVFTPAAMVIAQMLLIMPVLLGLTISALSGVDKSIKDTTLSLGATEFQAIWAILKEARFAIVAAVLLGFGRAISEVGVAMIVGGNLWRYTRVLTTAISQLTTEGEFAMAMALGIILIAVALIVNIVVGVVQQRR